The Pseudomonadota bacterium genome window below encodes:
- a CDS encoding GGDEF domain-containing protein translates to MGDDTQRVQFRKEADDARLRGLLSPDALTVSLVSAFAGDRPLSEEERKVLSDMEERRKDLFFTDLLYATTHQFFAPAVARILWHDILQHKYTMSKLLGRNVRVTVATLDYLSNVTKDIMSSTVINEGHIARIADLSMRDGLTGLFNHTSCHEIVGLELKTYLRYGMIVSLILADIDDFKLVNDRHGHQEGDRVLVELAEIFRASSRDSDIGCRYGGEEFAVILPGTGAAEAGEVAERIRAKAMTIRVGDQAITVSLGVAACDPDTTTAHALVEKADQGLYRAKLEGKNRVVIVV, encoded by the coding sequence ATGGGAGACGACACACAAAGGGTGCAGTTCCGGAAGGAAGCCGACGACGCCCGGCTGCGCGGGCTCTTGAGCCCAGACGCGCTGACCGTCAGCCTGGTCTCCGCGTTTGCGGGGGACCGTCCCCTGTCCGAGGAGGAGCGAAAAGTTCTCAGCGACATGGAGGAGCGGCGCAAGGATCTGTTCTTCACTGATCTCCTCTACGCGACCACCCACCAGTTCTTCGCCCCCGCCGTCGCCCGGATCTTGTGGCACGACATCCTCCAACACAAATACACGATGTCGAAGCTGCTTGGCCGGAACGTGCGCGTCACCGTCGCCACGCTGGACTATCTCTCGAATGTCACGAAGGACATCATGTCTTCCACCGTGATCAACGAGGGGCACATCGCCCGGATCGCGGATCTCTCGATGCGCGACGGCTTGACGGGGCTGTTCAATCACACGAGCTGCCACGAGATCGTCGGGCTCGAGCTGAAGACCTACCTTCGCTACGGGATGATCGTGTCCCTGATCCTCGCGGACATCGACGACTTCAAGCTGGTCAACGACCGGCACGGGCACCAGGAGGGCGATCGCGTCCTTGTGGAGCTCGCGGAGATCTTCCGCGCCTCCTCGAGGGACTCGGACATCGGTTGTCGTTACGGGGGCGAGGAGTTCGCCGTGATCCTGCCTGGCACGGGCGCCGCCGAGGCCGGCGAGGTGGCGGAGAGGATCCGAGCGAAGGCAATGACGATCCGCGTCGGGGATCAGGCGATCACCGTGAGCCTCGGGGTGGCGGCATGCGACCCGGACACGACGACGGCGCATGCGCTCGTCGAAAAGGCGGATCAGGGATTGTACCGGGCGAAGCTGGAAGGGAAGAACCGGGTCGTGATCGTGGTCTAG
- a CDS encoding TerB family tellurite resistance protein, translating to MTELTKKDQVQICKVVAQAILADAQLADAEREILNELMDRYGLDDAERKDVLARNIGDDPVALAEGIEALDSKNALIVELAMAVAADGALAKAERELIAEVATALGIAQDEVDNLIKTALQ from the coding sequence ATGACCGAGCTCACGAAGAAGGACCAGGTGCAGATCTGCAAGGTCGTCGCCCAGGCCATCCTGGCCGACGCGCAGCTCGCGGACGCCGAGCGCGAGATCCTGAACGAGCTGATGGACCGCTACGGGCTCGACGACGCGGAGCGCAAGGACGTGCTCGCCCGCAACATCGGCGACGATCCGGTGGCGCTGGCCGAAGGCATCGAGGCGCTGGACTCCAAGAACGCGCTGATCGTGGAGCTCGCCATGGCCGTGGCCGCGGACGGCGCCCTGGCCAAGGCGGAGCGGGAGCTGATCGCCGAGGTCGCGACCGCCCTCGGCATCGCGCAGGACGAGGTCGACAACCTCATCAAGACCGCGCTGCAATAG
- the malQ gene encoding 4-alpha-glucanotransferase: MENPSTRSTPVGARGAGVLLHVTSLPGGHGVGDLGAAAHRFAGLAAECGFSAWQILPLHPTDATGSPYSGLSAFAGNPLLIDLDDLVARGLLERRDVWDPPGFPRGAADYRTAAAFKRPLVDRAARALLAGRGAALGDRFAAFCEEAGPAWLDDAALYAALARRHRGAPWWRWEAPLKRRRARAIRAARAALAGDVERYRAIQFLFDVQWRALTARCRELGLRLFGDVPLYVARGAVDVWARPELFALDRELRPRAVSGVPPDYFSEKGQLWGNPVYRWRAHREERFRWWTARLARELELADWVRIDHFRGLCACYEIPFGARDARRGRWVRAPGRELLEAARARLGRAPFVAEDLGLVGEDVLALRDAFGLPGMAVLQFGFGDGAGAAHLPENHRERQVVYTGTHDNDTLVGWWRAAGADVREHVRRTLRVRGGEREIARTLVEAALESVARLAVIPMQDLLGLGSEARMNTPGSPPGRSWQWRLEGRELTLRRVGAIRELIEASGRAPG, translated from the coding sequence ATGGAAAATCCATCGACCCGGTCGACCCCCGTCGGCGCGCGCGGCGCGGGCGTCCTCCTCCACGTCACGTCGCTGCCAGGAGGGCACGGTGTGGGCGATCTCGGCGCGGCCGCGCACCGCTTTGCCGGGCTCGCGGCGGAGTGCGGGTTCTCGGCGTGGCAGATCCTGCCGCTCCACCCGACGGACGCGACCGGCTCGCCGTACTCCGGGCTCTCCGCGTTCGCCGGCAATCCGCTGCTCATCGATCTCGACGACCTCGTGGCGCGCGGGCTCCTCGAGCGCCGGGACGTGTGGGACCCACCGGGCTTCCCGCGCGGCGCGGCCGACTACCGGACCGCCGCGGCGTTCAAGCGGCCGCTCGTCGACAGGGCGGCGCGCGCGCTGCTCGCGGGCCGGGGCGCAGCTCTCGGCGACCGCTTCGCGGCGTTCTGCGAGGAGGCGGGGCCCGCCTGGCTCGACGACGCGGCGCTCTACGCGGCGCTCGCGCGAAGGCACCGGGGCGCGCCGTGGTGGCGGTGGGAGGCTCCTCTCAAGCGCCGCCGCGCCCGCGCGATCCGCGCCGCCCGCGCCGCGCTCGCCGGGGATGTCGAGCGGTACCGCGCGATCCAGTTCCTGTTTGACGTGCAGTGGCGCGCGCTCACGGCGCGATGCAGGGAGCTCGGCCTCCGGCTCTTCGGAGACGTGCCGCTCTACGTCGCCCGGGGCGCGGTCGACGTGTGGGCGCGGCCCGAGCTCTTCGCGCTGGATCGCGAGCTGCGCCCGCGCGCGGTCTCCGGTGTGCCGCCGGACTACTTTTCCGAGAAGGGCCAGCTGTGGGGCAACCCGGTCTACCGCTGGCGCGCGCACCGCGAGGAGCGCTTCCGCTGGTGGACCGCGCGGCTCGCCCGGGAGCTCGAGCTCGCGGACTGGGTTCGGATCGACCACTTCCGGGGCCTCTGCGCGTGCTACGAAATTCCGTTCGGGGCGCGGGACGCGCGGCGCGGGAGGTGGGTGCGGGCGCCCGGTCGCGAGCTGCTCGAGGCCGCGAGGGCCCGGCTCGGCCGCGCGCCGTTCGTGGCAGAGGATCTCGGCCTGGTCGGCGAGGACGTGCTCGCGCTGCGCGACGCGTTCGGCCTGCCCGGCATGGCGGTGCTGCAGTTCGGCTTCGGCGACGGCGCGGGGGCGGCGCACCTGCCCGAGAACCACCGCGAGCGGCAGGTCGTCTACACCGGCACGCACGACAACGACACGCTCGTCGGCTGGTGGCGGGCCGCGGGTGCGGATGTCCGGGAGCACGTGCGGCGGACCCTGCGCGTCCGCGGCGGAGAGCGGGAGATCGCGCGAACGCTCGTCGAGGCCGCGCTCGAATCGGTCGCCCGGCTCGCCGTGATCCCGATGCAGGATCTGCTCGGCCTCGGTTCCGAGGCGCGCATGAACACGCCCGGGAGCCCGCCCGGCCGGAGTTGGCAGTGGCGGCTCGAGGGTAGAGAGCTCACCCTGCGCCGCGTCGGCGCCATCCGGGAGCTGATCGAGGCGAGCGGCAGGGCACCGGGTTGA
- a CDS encoding formylglycine-generating enzyme family protein → MARLTWLTIAALCLGSGAAGCGDGAAGDSDTDSDSDTDSDSDTDSDSDADADSGSDSDAGPDGGTDTDTEISPCPAGMALAGSACVDRWEASLVDWSPYDVPEDGVATSIGGVVPQGYISGDVAATACEAAGRRLCTLDEWLRACQGPLEWTWPYGDTYVDGACNDTYPGTHPVVDYFGTSDGVWDGEHMNDPGINQQEDTVDTTGANPGCVTAEGIFDMHGNLHEWIADPDGTFKGGFYADGSINGPGCTYTTTAHTTTYHDYSTGFRCCADPVF, encoded by the coding sequence GTGGCGAGGCTCACCTGGCTGACGATCGCGGCGCTGTGCCTCGGCTCGGGCGCCGCCGGCTGCGGCGACGGCGCGGCGGGCGACTCGGACACCGACTCCGACTCCGACACCGACTCCGACTCGGACACCGACTCCGACTCGGACGCGGACGCGGATTCCGGTTCCGATTCGGACGCCGGCCCGGACGGCGGTACGGACACGGACACCGAGATCTCCCCCTGCCCCGCCGGGATGGCGCTCGCGGGGTCGGCGTGCGTCGACAGGTGGGAGGCCTCGCTCGTCGACTGGTCCCCCTACGACGTCCCGGAAGACGGAGTCGCGACCTCGATCGGAGGTGTCGTGCCGCAAGGCTACATCAGCGGCGACGTCGCGGCGACGGCGTGCGAGGCCGCGGGCAGGCGGTTGTGCACGCTCGACGAGTGGCTGCGCGCCTGCCAGGGCCCTCTCGAGTGGACCTGGCCGTACGGCGACACGTACGTCGACGGCGCGTGCAACGACACGTACCCGGGCACGCACCCCGTTGTCGACTACTTCGGCACGAGCGATGGCGTCTGGGACGGCGAGCACATGAACGATCCGGGGATCAATCAGCAGGAGGACACGGTCGACACGACCGGCGCGAACCCCGGCTGCGTCACGGCCGAGGGGATCTTCGACATGCACGGCAACCTGCACGAGTGGATCGCGGATCCGGACGGCACGTTCAAGGGCGGCTTCTACGCGGACGGCTCGATCAACGGCCCGGGGTGCACGTACACGACGACCGCGCACACGACGACCTACCACGACTATTCTACGGGCTTCCGCTGCTGTGCGGATCCGGTGTTCTGA
- a CDS encoding FG-GAP-like repeat-containing protein, with product MISDPFSADGDSDDILDVDDPYPLDPFPEYIIQANNNGTFYFYLSNQDGTFQDQIEWPADDIDDNYRAFAIADFDDDGRTDFIAHDATADGTTGDFEMYFFYRTDKEDEFVQIDVGPTALRAGGIVADVNSDNLFDLVTATRSPSSGYIESITGWVFLNNGTIRTADCAVADYPDTSCAFTLREAFTLGTGSVVDGQWGYSQSRQAMDITGDDVKDIVFAVFASGGATSANVYRLDGVGDGTFSSTPTSVLTHNYPVNSTVFADFTSDDNGDVLMGFDDDGDPGQSWYYVGDGSGGFASTAYPAIDLEPAIESGSDSPGVTSSAQVFDFDFNGDMDVIVGHCYSGDAWTGPSILEIYMGNGDGTFDAPYQVGPLFTDSLAQSFEIPKRLCDWYEP from the coding sequence GTGATCTCCGATCCCTTCTCGGCGGACGGAGACTCGGACGACATCCTCGACGTCGATGATCCGTACCCCCTCGATCCGTTCCCGGAGTACATCATCCAGGCGAACAACAACGGCACCTTCTACTTCTACCTGTCGAACCAGGACGGCACCTTCCAGGATCAGATCGAATGGCCGGCGGACGACATCGACGACAACTACCGCGCGTTCGCGATCGCCGACTTCGACGACGACGGCCGGACCGACTTCATCGCCCACGACGCGACCGCGGACGGCACGACGGGCGATTTCGAGATGTACTTCTTCTACCGCACCGACAAGGAGGACGAGTTCGTCCAGATCGACGTCGGCCCCACCGCCTTGCGCGCGGGCGGCATCGTGGCGGACGTCAACTCGGACAACCTGTTCGACCTCGTCACGGCGACACGGTCGCCCTCCTCCGGGTACATCGAGTCGATCACCGGCTGGGTCTTCCTGAACAACGGGACGATCCGCACGGCGGACTGCGCGGTCGCGGACTACCCGGACACCTCGTGCGCCTTCACCCTGCGCGAGGCGTTCACGCTCGGCACGGGGAGCGTCGTGGACGGCCAGTGGGGCTACTCCCAGAGCCGGCAGGCGATGGACATCACCGGCGACGACGTTAAGGACATCGTGTTCGCCGTCTTCGCGAGCGGCGGCGCGACCTCGGCGAACGTCTACCGGCTGGACGGGGTCGGCGACGGCACGTTCAGCTCCACGCCGACGTCCGTCCTCACGCACAACTACCCGGTCAACTCCACCGTGTTCGCCGACTTCACCTCGGACGACAACGGCGATGTGCTCATGGGATTCGACGACGACGGCGATCCGGGGCAGAGCTGGTACTACGTCGGCGACGGCTCCGGCGGGTTCGCCTCGACGGCCTACCCGGCGATCGACCTCGAGCCCGCGATCGAGTCGGGCTCGGACTCGCCGGGCGTGACGAGCAGCGCCCAGGTCTTCGATTTCGACTTCAACGGTGACATGGACGTCATCGTGGGCCACTGCTACTCCGGCGACGCGTGGACGGGCCCGTCCATCCTGGAGATCTACATGGGCAACGGCGACGGGACGTTCGACGCGCCGTACCAGGTCGGGCCGCTGTTCACCGACTCCCTCGCGCAGTCGTTCGAGATCCCGAAGCGGCTGTGCGACTGGTACGAGCCGTAG
- a CDS encoding dipeptidase gives MTETDDAVARWLDSSFDRLVAELGEWLAIPSVSADPERRGDLVRAAEWLAARLRRVGVANAEVVRTCGHPIVRGDWLGAGADRPTVICYGHYDVQPAGPLEAWSAPPFEARVRRTERGDDLFARGAADDKGQIAIQLAAVEALLATLGRLPVNVRFLYEGEEEVGSGALARWVGENAAGLGADAVLVSDTAIAAPDRPSVDCGLRGIWAGELVVRGPARDLHSGAYGGVVMNPLHALAEIVASFHDASGRVAVEGFYDGVRELPAAERAELGRLGIDDARILRETGAPAAFGEPGFSPAERIGARPTLDVIGMWGGVLGAAFQGIIPAEARAKITCRLVPAQEPEHVGRCLAAHVAKRAPSAVTVELSERARLAATLLEGDSPAFGAASRAFERGFGVRPLRSLCGGGIPIVGVLVEALGAPAVLMGFALPDDGAHGPDERLSLGCFRKGVKTVAAFFEELEG, from the coding sequence ATGACCGAGACCGACGATGCCGTTGCGAGGTGGCTCGACTCCTCCTTCGACCGGCTGGTCGCCGAGCTCGGCGAGTGGCTCGCGATCCCGAGCGTGAGCGCCGATCCCGAGCGCCGCGGCGACCTGGTGCGCGCCGCCGAGTGGCTCGCCGCGCGGCTGCGGAGGGTAGGCGTCGCGAACGCGGAGGTCGTCCGGACCTGCGGCCACCCGATCGTGCGCGGCGATTGGCTCGGCGCGGGCGCGGATCGCCCGACCGTGATCTGCTACGGCCACTACGACGTGCAGCCCGCCGGGCCGCTCGAGGCCTGGAGCGCACCGCCGTTCGAGGCCCGCGTCCGCAGGACGGAGCGCGGCGACGATCTCTTCGCGCGCGGCGCCGCGGACGACAAGGGGCAGATCGCGATCCAGCTCGCGGCAGTGGAGGCGCTGCTCGCGACCTTGGGCCGCCTGCCCGTGAACGTCCGCTTCCTGTACGAGGGCGAGGAGGAGGTCGGCAGCGGCGCCCTGGCGCGCTGGGTTGGGGAGAACGCCGCCGGCCTCGGCGCCGACGCGGTGCTCGTGTCGGACACGGCGATCGCGGCACCGGACCGGCCGAGCGTCGACTGCGGCCTGCGCGGGATCTGGGCCGGCGAGCTCGTCGTGCGCGGACCCGCCAGGGATCTGCACTCGGGCGCGTACGGCGGCGTCGTCATGAACCCGCTGCACGCGCTCGCCGAGATCGTGGCGAGCTTCCACGACGCGTCGGGCCGGGTGGCGGTCGAGGGGTTCTACGACGGCGTCCGCGAGCTCCCGGCCGCGGAGCGCGCCGAGCTGGGCAGGCTCGGGATCGACGACGCCCGGATCCTGCGCGAGACCGGCGCCCCGGCCGCGTTCGGGGAGCCCGGGTTCTCCCCCGCCGAGCGGATCGGGGCCAGGCCGACCCTCGACGTCATCGGCATGTGGGGTGGTGTCCTCGGCGCGGCGTTCCAGGGGATCATCCCGGCCGAGGCGCGCGCCAAGATCACCTGCCGCCTCGTGCCGGCCCAGGAACCCGAGCACGTCGGCCGCTGCCTCGCGGCGCACGTCGCGAAGCGCGCGCCGTCCGCGGTGACGGTCGAGCTCTCCGAGCGGGCCAGGCTCGCGGCGACGCTGCTCGAGGGGGACAGCCCGGCGTTCGGGGCCGCGTCGCGGGCGTTCGAGCGCGGCTTCGGCGTGCGGCCGCTGCGATCGCTGTGCGGCGGCGGGATCCCGATCGTCGGGGTGCTCGTCGAGGCGCTCGGTGCGCCGGCGGTTCTCATGGGGTTCGCGCTGCCGGACGACGGCGCCCACGGGCCGGACGAACGGCTCAGCCTCGGGTGCTTCAGGAAGGGCGTGAAGACGGTCGCGGCGTTCTTCGAGGAGCTGGAGGGTTGA
- a CDS encoding TraB/GumN family protein translates to MTFGSRSLALPFAAAALCLATCGAPPSTERAAEQPAIRRAVTADQAALPGQPMTFLWRIASPTGPRKTVYLFGSIHAATPDFYPLDPVIEEAFDASDALVLELGPGDLDPGVVKGAVVKRALLSAGVTIKDRLSPETWGALESWLEERKIPIAMVSNFEPWFAALSVIQIQTSEMGLDASLGMDRHFIDRAGAAKPIEALETLDEQLAVFDGLSPALQEWVLADALDDLTPEGRAELERLVGAWKAGDAAAVHEVSRAPFTEDPRREPLYDAMFTRRNAAMADAIDALTETWDRLFVVIGAGHLVGHDGVVALLDRRGYSAEQIPARGR, encoded by the coding sequence ATGACGTTCGGATCCCGTTCCCTCGCCTTGCCGTTCGCAGCCGCCGCGCTGTGCCTCGCGACCTGCGGCGCCCCGCCGAGCACCGAGCGCGCGGCCGAACAGCCGGCGATCCGGCGCGCCGTCACAGCCGACCAAGCGGCGCTCCCCGGCCAGCCGATGACCTTCCTGTGGCGGATCGCGTCGCCGACGGGTCCGCGGAAGACCGTTTACCTCTTCGGATCGATCCACGCCGCGACGCCCGACTTCTACCCGCTCGATCCGGTGATCGAAGAGGCGTTCGACGCCTCGGACGCGCTCGTCCTGGAGCTCGGTCCCGGCGATCTCGATCCCGGCGTGGTCAAGGGCGCCGTGGTGAAGCGCGCGCTCCTTTCGGCGGGCGTGACCATCAAAGATCGCCTGAGCCCCGAGACGTGGGGCGCTCTCGAGAGCTGGCTCGAGGAGAGGAAGATCCCGATCGCCATGGTGTCGAACTTCGAACCGTGGTTCGCGGCGCTGTCCGTGATCCAGATCCAGACGAGCGAGATGGGGCTCGACGCGTCGCTCGGGATGGATCGTCACTTCATCGATCGCGCCGGCGCTGCGAAGCCCATCGAGGCGCTCGAAACGCTCGACGAGCAGCTCGCCGTCTTCGACGGCCTCTCGCCAGCGCTCCAGGAGTGGGTGCTCGCCGACGCGCTCGACGACCTCACACCCGAGGGAAGGGCGGAGCTCGAGCGGCTCGTCGGGGCGTGGAAGGCCGGCGACGCCGCCGCCGTGCACGAAGTCTCGCGGGCGCCGTTCACCGAGGATCCGAGGCGCGAGCCGCTCTACGACGCGATGTTCACCCGCCGCAACGCGGCAATGGCCGACGCGATCGACGCGCTCACAGAGACGTGGGATCGTCTCTTCGTCGTGATCGGCGCCGGGCACCTCGTGGGCCACGACGGCGTCGTGGCGCTGCTGGACCGCCGCGGCTACAGCGCGGAGCAGATCCCCGCGAGAGGCCGCTGA
- a CDS encoding HAD-IA family hydrolase, whose product MPTEPCRVELVIFDLDGTLVDSRDDIAAAVNAALAGIGCPPRRLAEIVPRIGEPLDAIFRSWLPADRAALLPEAVDAYRRFYFENCARSSALYPGVRGCLERLAPVRLAIATTKTTRQAVRVCEQLDLSRHFAVVQGCDDIPHKPDPAVVRAVLDRLGVEPAAAWMVGDTAMDVAAGRAAGCATCAVTWGIGGREALEAAGPDLLVDGAELLPGALLGRRAEIGYGGPRPDRAM is encoded by the coding sequence ATGCCAACCGAACCCTGCCGCGTGGAGCTCGTGATCTTCGACCTCGACGGCACGCTCGTGGACAGCCGGGACGACATTGCCGCCGCCGTGAACGCCGCGCTCGCAGGGATCGGGTGCCCGCCGCGGCGCCTCGCGGAGATCGTCCCGCGGATCGGCGAGCCGCTCGACGCCATCTTTCGAAGCTGGCTCCCGGCCGATCGCGCGGCGCTGCTGCCCGAAGCCGTCGACGCGTACCGGCGCTTCTACTTCGAAAACTGCGCCCGCAGCTCGGCGCTCTACCCCGGCGTGCGGGGCTGCCTCGAGCGGCTCGCGCCTGTCCGGCTCGCGATCGCGACGACGAAGACGACGCGGCAGGCGGTCCGCGTGTGCGAGCAGCTCGACCTCTCCCGCCACTTCGCCGTCGTGCAGGGGTGTGACGACATCCCGCACAAGCCGGATCCCGCGGTCGTCCGCGCGGTGCTCGACCGCCTCGGCGTCGAGCCCGCCGCGGCGTGGATGGTGGGCGACACGGCGATGGACGTCGCGGCCGGCCGCGCGGCCGGCTGCGCCACCTGCGCCGTGACCTGGGGGATCGGCGGGCGGGAGGCGCTCGAGGCTGCGGGTCCGGATCTCCTCGTCGACGGCGCCGAGCTCCTGCCGGGCGCGCTCCTCGGCCGGCGCGCCGAGATCGGGTATGGCGGGCCCCGCCCGGACCGTGCTATGTGA
- a CDS encoding flagellar biosynthesis protein FlhA, protein MTQTTRRRLFPRAPGAGEVGVAALAIAVIVVLVVPIPQALLDLLIAVNLGLSVVLFTAALSMRSPLAFGSFPTLLLVATLYRLALNVSSVRLILSEADAGEIIGAFGSFAVGGDILIGAVPFGILAIVLFLVITKGAERVAEVSARFSLDALPGMQLAIETDLRSGAISARELSRRRSELERRSHYYGALDGAMKFVRGDAIANLAIIGVNLVGGVAVGALRHGMSVGAALDTYGRLTIGDGLVTLLPAVLISTAAGLLVTRLGQGDADKSFGGAVAAELGKEPFALLVAAAAMIALAALPGFPVWPFAVVGALLAIPGALHLRAALAAGRTASRNGAVEVDDPRRPFDLDRTQELVDALAAEKPVLVRETVPRLVGLPALAELLTLMRADGLDEGHLGDLLEALARDGGEGGPVELAERLRRRMSGVITSRLVGAERSVDVAMLERDVEAVLDNALCRTADGERLAMPEADLRGVVAACAAALGAMEKPLLLVPPRVRRPLAAALRAHGVAAEVIAHGELEGDVEVRIAARISV, encoded by the coding sequence ATGACCCAGACGACGAGACGCCGTCTCTTCCCCCGCGCACCGGGCGCCGGTGAGGTCGGCGTCGCCGCGCTCGCGATCGCGGTCATCGTCGTGCTCGTCGTCCCGATCCCGCAGGCGCTCCTCGACCTGCTCATCGCCGTGAACCTCGGGCTCTCCGTCGTCCTGTTCACGGCGGCGCTCTCCATGCGCAGCCCGCTCGCGTTCGGCTCGTTCCCGACGTTGCTGCTCGTCGCGACGCTGTACCGGCTCGCGCTGAACGTCTCCTCCGTGCGGCTCATCCTGTCCGAGGCGGACGCCGGCGAGATCATCGGCGCCTTCGGGAGCTTCGCGGTGGGCGGCGACATCCTGATAGGCGCGGTGCCCTTCGGGATCCTCGCGATCGTGCTCTTCCTCGTCATCACGAAGGGCGCGGAGCGCGTGGCGGAGGTGTCGGCGCGGTTCAGCCTGGACGCGCTCCCCGGGATGCAGCTCGCGATCGAGACCGACCTCCGCTCCGGCGCCATTTCGGCGCGCGAGCTGAGCCGGCGGCGGTCCGAGCTCGAGCGGCGGAGCCACTACTACGGCGCGCTCGACGGCGCCATGAAGTTCGTCCGCGGCGACGCGATCGCCAACCTCGCGATCATCGGCGTCAACCTCGTGGGCGGTGTCGCGGTCGGCGCGCTCCGGCACGGCATGTCGGTTGGGGCCGCGCTCGACACGTACGGGCGGCTCACGATAGGCGACGGGCTCGTCACGCTCCTGCCCGCGGTGCTGATCTCGACGGCGGCCGGGTTGCTCGTCACCCGTCTCGGGCAGGGGGACGCGGATAAGAGCTTCGGAGGCGCGGTCGCGGCAGAGCTCGGGAAGGAGCCCTTCGCGCTGCTCGTCGCGGCGGCCGCCATGATCGCGCTGGCCGCCCTCCCGGGCTTCCCGGTGTGGCCGTTCGCCGTCGTCGGCGCGCTGCTCGCGATCCCCGGTGCGCTCCACCTGCGCGCGGCGCTGGCCGCTGGAAGGACGGCGTCGCGCAACGGCGCCGTCGAGGTGGATGATCCGCGCCGCCCCTTCGATCTCGATCGCACACAGGAGCTCGTCGACGCGCTCGCCGCCGAGAAGCCGGTGCTCGTGCGCGAGACCGTGCCGCGCCTCGTCGGGCTGCCGGCGCTCGCCGAGCTGCTCACCCTGATGCGCGCCGACGGCCTCGATGAGGGGCACCTCGGCGACCTCCTCGAGGCGCTCGCCCGGGACGGCGGCGAGGGCGGCCCGGTCGAGCTCGCGGAGCGGCTCCGGCGCCGGATGTCGGGCGTCATCACCTCGCGGCTCGTCGGTGCAGAGAGGAGCGTGGACGTCGCGATGCTCGAGCGCGACGTGGAGGCGGTGCTCGACAACGCGCTGTGCCGGACCGCCGACGGCGAGCGGCTCGCCATGCCCGAGGCCGATCTCCGCGGCGTCGTCGCGGCGTGCGCGGCGGCGCTCGGCGCGATGGAGAAGCCTTTGCTCCTCGTCCCGCCCCGCGTGCGGCGCCCCCTCGCGGCCGCGCTCCGCGCGCACGGCGTCGCGGCGGAGGTGATCGCCCACGGCGAGCTCGAGGGCGACGTCGAGGTCCGGATCGCGGCGCGGATATCGGTGTGA
- a CDS encoding glycoside hydrolase family 5 protein, whose protein sequence is MSVQAGSRRRRRRGTLWLAAAICSLGCEVAPEGDLCAAAASKIDLWTNGACLRGANVYQRRVYPEIDGTGLGAGAVGPPYGAEDFEGLAATGANVVDVSHPGIFSETAPYDIDEAVLENLYAAVDGAAAAGLFSVISYRTGPGRNEFVFLDEEDPEWVGESLDDETLWQSAEAQDAWAAMWRATAERFRDHRAVVAYDLMVEPNSNALVGAYSPEEFYPAYDGSLLDWNRLYPLLAAAIREVDTETPILVGALGWSHVGWLGHLWPIDDPRVVYAVHQYDPRAFTSQAPGDCLAYPGWFDADGDGAEEDVDEDWLLEALAPVDSYRQLTGAPLAVNELGVARWAPGAAQFLSDEIDLLERLDTGWAIWLWYPSFEPWAEYDEFSVLNGPDPASHAPLQDNELLRTVEAAFERNAIFPDTAPW, encoded by the coding sequence GTGAGCGTCCAGGCAGGATCGAGACGACGGCGCCGGCGGGGAACGCTGTGGCTCGCTGCGGCGATCTGCTCGCTCGGCTGCGAAGTCGCGCCGGAGGGGGATCTCTGCGCGGCGGCGGCATCCAAGATCGATCTTTGGACGAACGGGGCGTGCCTGCGCGGCGCCAACGTCTACCAGCGCCGCGTGTACCCGGAGATCGACGGGACGGGCCTGGGCGCCGGCGCGGTCGGCCCGCCCTACGGCGCCGAGGATTTCGAGGGTCTCGCAGCAACGGGCGCGAACGTGGTCGACGTCTCCCACCCGGGCATCTTCTCCGAAACGGCGCCGTACGATATAGACGAGGCCGTGCTCGAGAACCTGTACGCCGCGGTCGACGGCGCGGCGGCCGCCGGGCTGTTCTCCGTGATAAGCTATAGGACCGGTCCCGGCCGCAACGAGTTCGTTTTCCTCGACGAGGAGGACCCCGAGTGGGTCGGCGAGAGCCTCGACGACGAGACGCTGTGGCAGAGCGCCGAGGCGCAGGACGCGTGGGCAGCGATGTGGCGCGCGACGGCGGAGCGCTTTCGCGATCACCGCGCGGTCGTGGCCTACGACCTGATGGTCGAGCCGAACTCGAACGCGCTCGTCGGCGCCTATTCGCCGGAAGAGTTCTACCCGGCCTACGACGGCAGCCTGCTCGATTGGAACCGCCTGTACCCCCTCCTGGCGGCCGCGATCCGGGAGGTCGACACCGAGACGCCGATCCTCGTCGGCGCGCTCGGCTGGAGCCACGTCGGCTGGCTCGGCCACCTCTGGCCGATCGACGATCCGCGAGTCGTCTACGCGGTGCACCAGTACGACCCGCGCGCCTTCACCTCCCAGGCGCCCGGCGACTGCCTGGCCTACCCCGGGTGGTTCGACGCGGACGGCGACGGCGCCGAGGAGGACGTCGACGAGGACTGGCTGCTGGAGGCGCTCGCGCCCGTCGACTCCTACCGGCAGCTGACCGGCGCGCCCTTGGCCGTCAACGAGCTCGGCGTCGCGCGGTGGGCGCCCGGCGCCGCACAGTTCCTGTCGGACGAGATCGACCTGCTCGAGCGGCTCGACACGGGCTGGGCGATCTGGCTGTGGTACCCGTCGTTCGAGCCGTGGGCCGAATACGACGAGTTCAGCGTCCTGAACGGGCCGGACCCCGCGAGCCACGCCCCTTTGCAGGACAACGAGCTGCTCCGCACGGTGGAGGCGGCGTTCGAGCGCAACGCGATCTTCCCGGACACCGCGCCCTGGTGA